Proteins from a genomic interval of Gadus macrocephalus chromosome 2, ASM3116895v1:
- the LOC132472123 gene encoding ceramide synthase-like produces the protein MDRQTDSWSLLVGGCLFFPGLFFFFKRTLTQLGCNHGDATTASARAVSAVQAIMASSAGVIIVTSCEDVMRDRHWLSESYVVFATPYFVFDIYTMFLCYRHRLQVKGHEGGVGVGGYLRRELLLVLHHLFMVLACCPASLFCRQGRGDFFQGLLFLAELSTPFVCLGKVLIQFQQQKTLLHKLNGALMILVFFCCRVLLFPYMYLTYSRYLRVPLLRVPLEVPWPCNLGAGLLMGLQVHWFLLICRGALRLLLRPATP, from the exons acttttcttcttcttcaagcGAACGCTCACACAGCTGGGCTGTAACCATGGAGACGCTACCACTGCATCGGCccg GGCCGTGTCGGCGGTCCAGGCCATCATGGCGTCTTCGGCTGGCGTCATCATCGTCACTTCCTGTGAGGACGTGATGAGGGACAG GCACTGGCTCTCAGAGTCCTACGTTGTCTTTGCGACGCCCTACTTTGTGTTCGACATCTACACCATGTTCCTCTGCTACAGACACAGGctacaggtcaaaggtcacgagggaggggtcggggtggggggcTACCTGCGCCGCGAGCTCCTTCtggtcctccaccacctcttcaTGGTGCTGGCCTGCTGCCCCGCCTCTCTG tTCTgcaggcaggggaggggggacttCTTCCAGGGTCTCCTGTTCCTCGCTGAGCTCAGCACGCCCTTCGTGTGTCTGGGGAAGGTTCTGATCCAG tTCCAACAGCAGAAGACTCTCCTCCACAAGCTCAACGGAGCGCTGATGATCCTCGTCTTCTTCTGCTGTCGCGTGCTGCTCTTCCCCTACATGTACCTCACCTACAGcag GTACCTGCGGGTCCCGCTGCTCCGGGTGCCTCTGGAGGTGCCCTGGCCCTGCAACCTGGGGGCCGGCCTCCTGATGGGCCTGCAGGTCCACTGGTTCCTCCTCATCTGCAGGGGAGCCCTCCGCCTTCTGCTCCGCCCAGCGACACCCTGA